A stretch of the Arthrobacter sp. PAMC 25486 genome encodes the following:
- a CDS encoding heavy-metal-associated domain-containing protein yields the protein MRTAKFETEPFTCPSCITKIESVVGKMPGVEETKVMFNSGKVKVTFDDGLVTAEAIAKAITDLGYPVLKHKVAA from the coding sequence ATGCGCACCGCCAAATTTGAGACTGAACCGTTCACCTGCCCGTCGTGCATCACGAAGATCGAGAGTGTTGTCGGCAAGATGCCCGGCGTCGAGGAAACCAAGGTCATGTTCAACTCCGGCAAGGTCAAGGTGACGTTCGACGACGGACTGGTCACCGCCGAGGCGATCGCCAAGGCCATCACGGATCTCGGTTACCCGGTCCTGAAGCACAAGGTCGCGGCATAG
- a CDS encoding EVE domain-containing protein, with protein sequence MAAGDRPMSAWLGVVSAEHVRRAVALGIAQIGHGQRVGLARMHAGDTLIYYSPIERMGDKVPLQQFTAFGTVSDDEIWQAEEGDFKPFRRHVAYLPTIPVGLAGVRDRLHLTAEPNWGYQLRRGLVLLDAHDVDVLRQAMTA encoded by the coding sequence ATGGCAGCTGGGGACCGCCCCATGAGTGCCTGGCTGGGAGTGGTCTCCGCTGAGCATGTCCGGCGGGCGGTTGCGCTGGGCATCGCGCAGATCGGCCACGGCCAGAGGGTCGGTCTGGCGCGCATGCACGCCGGCGACACCTTGATCTACTATTCGCCCATCGAGCGGATGGGGGACAAGGTGCCGCTCCAGCAGTTCACCGCCTTCGGGACAGTGTCCGACGATGAAATTTGGCAGGCAGAGGAAGGCGATTTCAAGCCGTTCCGCCGCCACGTCGCGTACCTGCCCACAATCCCGGTTGGCCTGGCTGGCGTGCGGGACCGGCTCCACCTCACCGCGGAACCCAATTGGGGCTACCAGCTCAGGCGAGGACTCGTACTCCTGGACGCGCATGATGTGGACGTGCTCCGCCAGGCCATGACCGCCTGA
- a CDS encoding VOC family protein encodes MAVSGPDFISLQVRDLELSASFYETELGLVRAKGAPPHAVVFDTGTIPFAVREPLPGVDLATMKQPGAGMSVWLRASDVQTIHDNLAVAGTRIVSAPTDGPFGRTFTFADPDGYLITVHDKA; translated from the coding sequence ATGGCTGTCAGCGGCCCGGATTTCATTTCCCTGCAGGTGCGCGACCTTGAACTGTCCGCGAGTTTCTATGAGACGGAGCTTGGGCTCGTGCGGGCCAAGGGTGCGCCGCCCCACGCCGTCGTCTTTGACACCGGCACCATCCCGTTTGCCGTGCGTGAGCCCTTGCCCGGGGTTGATCTTGCAACAATGAAACAGCCCGGTGCTGGCATGTCCGTGTGGCTGCGTGCCTCGGATGTGCAGACAATTCACGACAATCTTGCTGTCGCTGGAACACGGATCGTCTCGGCGCCGACTGACGGGCCGTTCGGCCGGACCTTCACCTTCGCGGACCCGGACGGCTACCTCATCACGGTTCATGATAAAGCCTGA
- a CDS encoding GAP family protein, with amino-acid sequence MNEVLGSILPLSMGVALGPFPIIMIVLLLGSARPNANGLAFLSGWVVGLAAIVAVLTFALDALDGAGNDPGPMAGVVRIILGSALLVMAARKFIKRFGTSDAGPLPRWMASATSYSPGRSAVMGLTLSAANPKNFAITAAAGVTIGAADLSLNAEIWAMSAYIVFASLTVLVPVAVYLIAPRKVAVPLRAVMQWLQVNHSIMTGLLLVVFGFILIGNGLGSF; translated from the coding sequence GTGAATGAAGTGCTGGGCAGCATCCTGCCGCTGAGCATGGGCGTGGCGCTGGGCCCGTTCCCCATCATCATGATTGTGTTGCTGCTGGGATCGGCACGCCCGAACGCCAACGGGCTGGCGTTCCTGTCCGGCTGGGTTGTGGGCCTGGCGGCGATCGTCGCCGTCCTCACCTTCGCCCTGGACGCCCTGGACGGCGCGGGCAACGACCCTGGCCCAATGGCCGGCGTCGTGCGGATCATCCTCGGCTCCGCCCTCCTGGTCATGGCGGCGCGCAAGTTCATCAAGCGTTTTGGCACGTCCGACGCCGGACCCCTCCCCCGCTGGATGGCTTCCGCTACCAGCTACTCACCTGGGCGAAGCGCCGTGATGGGGCTGACCCTGTCGGCCGCAAATCCCAAGAACTTTGCGATTACTGCCGCAGCCGGCGTCACCATCGGCGCCGCGGACCTCAGCCTAAACGCTGAGATTTGGGCTATGTCCGCGTATATCGTGTTTGCCTCCTTGACGGTGTTGGTGCCTGTCGCGGTCTACCTCATTGCACCGCGCAAGGTGGCAGTGCCGCTGCGCGCCGTTATGCAGTGGCTGCAGGTCAACCACTCGATCATGACGGGACTGCTGCTTGTGGTGTTTGGATTCATCCTGATCGGCAACGGGCTCGGCAGTTTCTAA
- a CDS encoding diaminopimelate dehydrogenase, which yields MSTPIRIGIAGYGNLGRGVEAAIAKNADMTLVGIYTRRNPVELTPLNAGASVFSMDDLVGHAGDVDVLILCGGSKSDLPEQGPALAALFNTVDSFDTHARIPEYFAAVDAPAQAAQKTALISAGWDPGMFSINRVYGEALLPDGDTYTFWGRGLSQGHSDAIRRVDGVAGGVQYTLPSETAIEEVRRGSRPELTTRQKHTRECFVVLDDGASEDAVRAEIVGMPHYFDQYDTTVNFISAEELARDHAAMPHGGFVIRSGNTTDGHAQVIEYSLALESNPEFTSSVLVAYARAVHRMNAAGQFGAKTVFDVAPGLLSPKSAADLRAELL from the coding sequence ATGAGCACGCCGATTCGCATTGGAATTGCCGGTTACGGAAACTTGGGCCGCGGGGTGGAGGCAGCCATTGCCAAGAACGCCGACATGACGCTCGTAGGAATCTACACCCGCCGCAACCCGGTCGAGCTGACCCCGCTGAACGCGGGCGCATCCGTGTTCTCCATGGACGACCTTGTCGGCCATGCAGGCGATGTTGATGTGCTGATCCTGTGCGGCGGCTCAAAGTCAGACCTGCCGGAACAGGGCCCGGCACTGGCCGCACTGTTCAACACGGTTGACAGCTTTGACACCCACGCCCGCATCCCGGAGTACTTCGCCGCCGTGGACGCTCCCGCCCAGGCTGCGCAGAAGACCGCGCTGATCTCCGCCGGCTGGGACCCGGGCATGTTTTCGATCAACCGCGTCTACGGCGAGGCGCTGCTGCCCGACGGCGACACCTACACGTTCTGGGGCCGGGGCCTGAGCCAGGGCCACTCGGACGCGATCCGCCGCGTCGACGGTGTTGCCGGAGGCGTGCAGTACACGCTGCCCTCGGAAACCGCGATTGAAGAGGTGCGCCGCGGCTCGCGCCCCGAACTCACCACCCGCCAGAAGCACACCCGCGAATGCTTCGTGGTGCTCGACGACGGCGCCTCCGAGGACGCCGTCCGCGCCGAGATCGTGGGCATGCCGCACTACTTCGACCAGTACGACACCACGGTGAACTTCATTTCCGCCGAAGAGCTGGCCCGCGACCATGCAGCCATGCCGCACGGCGGTTTTGTCATTCGCAGCGGCAACACCACGGATGGGCACGCCCAGGTCATCGAATACTCGCTGGCACTGGAAAGCAACCCCGAATTCACCTCCAGCGTGCTGGTTGCGTACGCCCGCGCCGTGCACCGCATGAACGCTGCCGGTCAGTTCGGCGCCAAGACCGTATTCGACGTGGCCCCCGGCCTGCTCTCCCCCAAGTCCGCCGCGGACCTCCGCGCCGAACTGCTGTAA
- a CDS encoding MarR family winged helix-turn-helix transcriptional regulator: protein MSQVGAGVDLETSLGYLLKQAHSALRSAMDGALRPLGLTVPQYACLELLAQRPGLSNSELARGAFVSRQSMNVLLQSLERDGLASRPEQAATGRALPARLTALGHERLLAASAVAHAVESRMGSGLSSPEQAQLRQLLGSCVAALAEPAAPPR from the coding sequence ATGAGTCAAGTAGGTGCCGGAGTAGATCTGGAAACGTCACTGGGATATTTGCTGAAGCAGGCGCACAGCGCACTGCGGTCCGCCATGGACGGCGCGTTGCGCCCGCTCGGGCTGACCGTGCCGCAGTACGCCTGCCTGGAGTTGCTCGCGCAGCGGCCGGGCCTGTCCAATTCCGAGCTGGCACGAGGCGCCTTCGTCTCGAGGCAGTCGATGAACGTACTCTTGCAATCGCTCGAGCGGGACGGCCTGGCATCCCGCCCCGAGCAGGCTGCCACCGGCAGGGCACTTCCTGCCCGGCTCACAGCGCTTGGCCACGAGCGCCTGCTGGCCGCGAGCGCTGTCGCACATGCGGTGGAGAGCAGGATGGGCAGCGGGCTCTCGTCCCCCGAGCAGGCCCAATTGCGGCAGCTGCTGGGCTCGTGTGTTGCAGCGCTTGCCGAGCCGGCCGCACCACCCCGGTGA
- a CDS encoding Crp/Fnr family transcriptional regulator, producing the protein MAQHSAVQGHAPLDVLVGRVPIFSQLAPEELKDIAGRVRLRHHPRNEQLYGAGENNPHLMIIHSGHVKIFRITESGHEQLIRVLGEGDFLGDMSFISGAATDHFATTLEVAEICVLHHDDLRDYLLRFPTVTYKMLETLSSRLESTERQVSILAGEDAEHRIAAYLLELSDKHPTAKFALPIAKKDVASFLGLTPETLSRKLAQFESAGWLRLHPRRIVELLDVPALHKL; encoded by the coding sequence ATGGCACAACATTCTGCAGTCCAAGGGCACGCTCCACTGGACGTTCTGGTGGGGCGTGTCCCCATTTTCAGCCAGCTGGCACCGGAGGAGCTCAAGGACATTGCCGGGCGGGTGAGGCTGCGACACCACCCGCGCAACGAGCAGTTGTACGGTGCCGGGGAGAACAATCCGCACCTGATGATCATCCACAGCGGGCATGTGAAGATTTTCCGGATCACTGAATCCGGTCACGAGCAGCTCATCAGGGTCCTCGGCGAGGGTGATTTTCTCGGCGACATGAGCTTCATCAGCGGCGCCGCCACCGACCACTTCGCCACCACGCTGGAGGTGGCTGAGATTTGCGTGCTGCACCACGACGACCTGCGCGACTACCTGCTGCGCTTCCCCACCGTGACGTACAAGATGCTGGAAACCCTGAGCAGCCGGCTCGAAAGCACCGAACGCCAGGTGAGCATCCTGGCCGGGGAGGATGCCGAACACCGCATCGCCGCCTACCTACTGGAACTGTCAGACAAGCACCCCACGGCGAAGTTTGCGCTGCCCATCGCGAAGAAGGATGTGGCATCGTTCCTGGGGCTGACCCCTGAAACACTCAGCCGCAAGCTGGCCCAATTCGAGTCTGCCGGCTGGCTCCGCCTGCATCCGCGCCGCATCGTGGAACTGCTGGACGTGCCGGCGCTGCACAAGCTGTAG